The Pseudomonas cavernicola DNA segment CCCTGTCCAAATCGCAGCTGGCCGCCTTCCTCGACAGCAATATCTAAGCTGCTGTCAGGAAATCTGAGCCTTTGTTAAAAAGCCCCGCACATTGCGGGGCTTTTTTCATGGCGCGAGACTAGACGCTCCTCTTAGCCGGTGGTACATTCGGCCTCGTAACGGCTCCTCCGTTGCTCTCTGCAAGCCGTCGCCGACGCACTCCTACTCGAATACTTTCGATAAACAAGCAGGCGATCCTGTCGCCTTCTCCGCGGCGCGGCCTCTTAAGCTAAACGCTTATTCCCCCTCCTTCACGACTACGTCATTCCTATATGAATCTGACTGAACTCAAGCAAAAGCCGATTACCGAACTGCTGGAAACGGCCGAACAGATGGGCATAGAAAATATGGCCCGTTCGCGCAAGCAGGATGTGATTTTCTCCCTGTTGAAAAAGCACGCGAAAAGCGGCGAGGAAATTTCCGGTGATGGCGTGCTGGAGATTCTCCAGGACGGCTTCGGCTTCCTCCGTTCCGCGGACGCCTCGTACCTGGCTGGTCCGGACGACATCTACGTCTCGCCGAGCCAGATCCGCCGCTTCAACCTGCGCACCGGCGACACCATTGTCGGCAAGATTCGCCCGCCGAAAGAAGGCGAGCGCTACTTCGCTCTGCTTAAGGTCGACACGATCAACTACGATCGCCCGGAGAACGCGAAGAACAAGATCCTGTTCGAGAACCTGACCCCGCTGTTCCCCAACCAGCGCATGAAAATGGAAGCCGGTAATGGCTCCACCGAAGACCTCACCGCCCGGGTGATCGACCTCTGCGCACCGATCGGCAAGGGTCAGCGCGGCCTGATCGTATCACCGCCGAAAGCCGGCAAGACGATCATGCTGCAGAACATCGCGGCGAACATCACGCGCAATAACCCGGAAGTGCATCTGATCGTGCTGTTGATCGATGAGCGCCCGGAAGAAGTGACCGAAATGCAGCGCACCGTGCGCGGCGAAGTGGTGGCGTCCACCTTCGACGAACCGCCGACCCGCCACGTGCAGGTCGCCGAGATGGTGATCGAGAAGGCCAAACGCCTGGTCGAGCACAAGAAGGACGTGGTCATTCTGCTCGACTCCATCACCCGTCTGGCGCGCGCCTACAACACCGTGATCCCGAGCTCCGGCAAGGTCCTTACTGGTGGTGTCGACGCCCACGCGCTGGAGAAACCGAAACGCTTCTTCGGCGCCGCCCGCAATATCGAAGAAGGCGGCTCGCTGACCATCCTCGCCACTGCGCTGGTGGAAACCGGCTCGAAGATGGACGAAGTGATCTACGAAGAGTTCAAGGGCACCGGCAACATGGAGCTGCCGCTGGATCGTCGCATCGCCGAGAAGCGTGTGTTCCCGGCCATCAACATCAACCGCTCCGGCACCCGCCGCGAAGAGTTGCTGACGGCCGAGGACGAGCTGCAGCGCATGTGGATTCTGCGCAAGCTGCTGCACCCGATGGACGAGATCGCCGCCATCGAGTTCCTGCTCGACAAGCTCAAGCAGAGCAAGACCAACGATGAATTCTTCCAGTCGATGAAGCGCAAGTAAGCGCTGGAAGTTTTGCGAAAGCCGGGGTAACCCGGCTTTTTGCTACCTGCGTATCTGCTCTGCAAGTAGATACGCTCTTCTGAGTGATCGGGTTCGGCGCTAAACTTTGCGCCCGACTTGCACGCCGCTATGAGACTCAAGCATGCAGTATCGCGACCTACGCGACTTTATCCGTGGCCTGGAACAGCGCGGCGAGCTGAAGCGTATCAGCACTCCAGTTTCGCCCGTCCTGGAAATGACCGAAATCTGCGACCGCACCCTGCGGCGTGCTGGCCCGGCACTGCTGTTCGAGAACCCGACCGGCTTCGACATGCCGGTACTTGGCAACCTGTTTGGCACGCCCGGGCGCGTGGCCCTTGGTATGGGGGCCGAGGCGGTCAGCGAACTGCGTGAGATCGGTAAGCTACTGGCCTTTCTGAAAGAGCCAGAGCCGCCCAAGGGTTTGAAGGATGCCTGGTCGAAGCTGCCGATCTTCAAGAAGATCATCGCCATGGCGCCCAAGGTGCTCAAGGACGCGCCCTGTCAGGAAGTGATCGAAGAGGGTGAGGATGTCGACCTCGGCAAGCTGCCGGTGCAGACCTGCTGGCCCGGTGACGTCGGCCCGCTGATTACCTGGGGCCTGACCATTACCAAGGGGCCGAACAAGGAGCGGCAGAACCTCGGCATCTATCGTCAGCAGGTGATCGGCCGCAATAAGGTGATCATGCGCTGGTTGAGCCATCGCGGCGGCGCGCTGGATTTCAAGGAGTGGTGCGACAAGCATCCAGGGCAACCGTTTCCGGTCGCCGTGGCGCTGGGTGCCGACCCGGCGACCATTCTCGGTGCGGTCACCCCGGTGCCGGACAGCCTCTCCGAATACGCCTTCGCCGGCCTGCTGCGCGGTAATCGCACCGAGCTGATCAAGTGCCGTGGCAGTGAGTTGCAGGTGCCGGCCAGTGCCGAGATCGTCCTCGAGGGCGTGATCCACCCCGGCGAGATGGCCGATGAAGGGCCCTACGGCGACCACACCGGCTACTACAACGAGGTCGACCGCTTTCCGGTGTTCACCGTCGAGCGCATCACCCGTCGGCAAAAGCCGATCTACCACAGCACCTATACCGGGCGTCCGCCGGATGAACCGGCGATTCTCGGGGTGGCGCTAAACGAAGTGTTCGTGCCGATCCTGCAAAAGCAGTTCCCGGAGATCACCGACTTCTACCTGCCACCGGAAGGCTGTTCCTACCGCATGGCGGTGGTGACCATGAAGAAGCAGTACCCGGGCCACGCCAAGCGCGTCATGCTCGGCGTCTGGTCGTATCTGCGACAGTTCATGTACACCAAGTTCGTTATCGTCACCGACGACGATGTGAATGCGCGCGACTGGAACGACGTGATCTGGGCCATCACCACGCGCATGGATCCCTCGCGCGACACGGTATTGATCGACAACACGCCGATCGACTATCTGGACTTCGCCTCGCCAGTCTCCGGCCTCGGCTCGAAGATGGGCCTGGATGCCACCCACAAATGGCCTGGCGAAACCACCCGGGAATGGGGTCGGGTGATAGTTCAGGACGAGGCGGTCAAGTGCCGGGTCGATGAGCTGTGGAAGGATCTTGGAATAGATTGATGAAAGTCACCTTGCAACCCTCAGGTGCAGTGCTCGAGATGCTCCCCGGCGAGCGGATTCTCGATGCTGCGCGCCGGCTCGGCTACGACTGCCCGCAGAGCTGCCGCAATGGCAACTGTCATATCTGCGCGGCGCTGTTGGTCGAGGGTCGCGTGCGCCAGAACGGCGATGCACGTGATCACGGCGAGTTGTTCACCTGCCTGGCCGAGCCGCTGGAAGACTGTGTGCTGCATTGGGATGGAGTGCTGGCACCGGGCGAGTTACCGCTGCGCAAGCTCAGCTGTCAGGTCAGTGAGTGCGTGGAGGTGGGCGGAGATGTCTGGCGCGTGCGCTTGCGTGCGCCGGCCGGTAAGCCGCCGCGTTATCACGCTGGGCAGTACCTGCTGTTGCGGCGCGAGGATGGCGAGCAAGCGGCCTTCTCCCTGGCCTCGGCGCCTGCCCAGGGGCGCGACCTGGAGCTGCATATTCTCGGACGCGAGGCGAGCGCCTTGACCCTGCTCGAACAGCTGCGCCGCAAACCCATGGTTCAGGTGCAACTGCCATTCGGCGATGCGCACCTGGCGCAGTTGCCGGACGGGCCGCTGATCTTGATCGCCGCCGGTACCGGCATGGCACAGATGCACAGCTTGATCGAGCATTGCCGCGCGGCGGGTTTCAAGCATCCGGTGCATCTGTACTGGGGTGCGCGGCGGCCCGAGGATTTCTACCAGCTGCCGCACTGGGCCGACTGGCAACGGCAGCCCAATCTATACCTGCATAAAGTCGTCAGTGATGTCTGCAGTTGGGAGGGGCGTTGCGGTCTCTTGCATGAGGCCGTGCGGGAAGACTTCAGCGATCTCTCGCCGCTGTACGTCTATGCCAGCGGCTCGCCGACGATGGTTTATGCGACCCTTGACGCACTGGTCGAGGCCGGGATGGGTGCTCACCAGATGCGCGCCGATGTGTTCGCCTATGCGCCGCGAGTTTAGAAGGAGCTATCCGTGGAAGATACTGCGTTGTTTCGCGTTTTTAGAACCCTTGCGGGTATTGCCTGCGTGATCGTGGTGGGCGAGAGTTTTCGTACAGGCAGCACAATTTCGTTTGGCCGCTCTAGCATCGGCTGGGTCAGCAAAGATGTCGCACCTGTCGGATTTTGGGTTGCGAATGTAACTTTGCTGGCTTTTGCTGTACTGGGCTTTACAGGCGGCACAGTACGCAAGAAATAGATGCAATCCTTTGGGCTAAGCACCGCGAAGCCCAACGCTGTGCCGCGGCTTTGATCGTTCCCACGCTCTGCGTGGGAACGCAGCCAATGACGCTCCGGCGTCACGCTTTTCTGCCCTACGAACTGCGAACTCCCCCAGCGAGGTAGCCTGGACGACCCATGGTGGAAAACCGCTTTGCGGATTTTCCACTCTACGCAACCGAATTTAGCCGTCACCCCCCGCGTGCTTAACGCACCTGCACCACGACTTTACCCACCGCCTTGCGTTGGCCCAGCGCGTTGATCGCCTCGGCGGCTTGTTCCAGCGGGAAGGTCTGCGATACCAACGGCTTGACCTTGCCTTCAGCATGCCATTGGAACAACTGCTGGAAGTTGGCGGCATTGTCCACTGGTTGGCGCTGAGCGAAGGCGCCCCAGAACACGCCGACCACCGCTGCACCTTTGAGTAGCGCCAGGTTGACTGGCAATTCTGGGATGCGCCCGCTGGCGAAACCGACCACCAGCAGCCGGCCGTTCCAGGCGATGGAGCGAATGGCCTGGTCGAACAGGTCGCCGCCGACCGGGTCGTAGATCACGTCCGCGCCCTGGCCACCGGTCAGTTCTTTGACCTTGTCTTTCAGGCTGACTTCGCTGTAGTTGATCAGCTCATCGGCACCGGCGGCTTTGGCGACCGCCAGTTTCTCGGCACTGCTGGCGGCGGCGATGACTTTGGCGCCCATGGCCTTGCCGATTTCCACCGCGGCCAGGCCGACGCCGCCGGAGGCGCCGAGCACCAGCAGGGTTTCGCCCGCTTGCAGGTTGGCGCGTTGCTTGAGCGCGTGCATCGAGGTGCCGTAGGTCATGCCGAAGGCGGCAGCGCTGGCGAAGTCCATGCTGGCCGGGATCGGCATGACGTTGTAGCCGGGCACGGCGACCTGCTCGGCAAAGCTGCCCCAACCGGTCAGCGCCATCACTCGATCGCCTGGTTTGACGTGGCTGACTTTCTCACCGACCGCCGCGACGATACCTGCTGCTTCGCCGCCAGGGGAGAACGGGAATGGCGGCTTGAACTGATATTTGCCCTCGATGATCAGGGTGTCCGGGAAGTTGACCCCGGCGGCGTGCACGTCGAGGAGAATTTCATTTTTCTTCGCTTCTGGGCTGGCGATTTCTTCCAGCACCAGCGTTTCGGCAGGGCCGAAGGCTTTGCACAACACGGCTTTCATCGGGGACATTCCTCGCAGAGTTATGGCCAAGCAGTGTAGGTGCATGGGGCGGCCGGTCAACGAGCATGGCCTGGCTTGATAGGCGCGTATAAGCGTCGGACTTGGGCCAGCGCCACGCTATCGCTATGCTAGGGGGCTGTCGGACTTAGAACTGTCCTACTGCGAAAGCCTGGCTATTGGCCCGTTTTTCCATTCAGCCTCGTTAAAGAGAGTGACTATTCGCCTCGGCGGAATGAAAAAACGGTCTCAATCCCAGACTTTCTCGCTACGGACGCCTAAGCTCGACAGCCCCCCTAGGCAGCATACTTTGTTGAGGATGTGCCCCTGTGAAAGCCTGGATCCTATTGTTGTTGGCTCTATCCCTGCCGTTTTCAGCGTTGGCCAATGAAGAAGAGGAAGGCAAAGAGGGCGAGGCGCCTAAGGTGGCCTATGTCAACTTGGTGCCGGCGCTGGTGGGTAATTATGGTGCGGGCCCACGGCTGAAGGTGTTCAAGGCCGATATTGCGCTACGGGTATCCGGTAGTGAGGCGCAGGAGCGGGTCGAGCACCATGAGCCGCTGATTCGTAATCAGTTGGTGATGCTGTTCTCGCAACAAACCGACGAGAGCCTGGGTAATGTTGAGGCCAAGGAGAGGCTGCGCCAGGAAGCGTTGAAGCAAGTGCAGCAGGTACTGAGCCAGGAAGAGGGCAAGCCGCTGGTGGATGATCTGCTGTTCAACAACCTGATCGTTCAGTAGCCGGCCCTGGCTGTAGAGCCAGGCGAAACCGCGCTCATGGTGCGGTGAGGCGTTAGTTCGCGGGGTTCCAGATGCAGGTGCGGTTGCGCCCCTGGTGTTTGGCTTGATAGAGCGCCTGGTCGCTGTGTGCCACCAAACTGTCCGGCTGGTTGTTCTGGCTCGGGGTGGTGGTGGCCAGGCCGATGCTCAGACTCAGACGACCCAGTGGGCTGGCTGGATGAGCCAGGTTCAGCTCCTCGATCGCTTTATGGACGCGCTGCGCCACATGCTCGCCACCGTCCAAACCGGTGTTGACCAGGATAATGGCGAACTCCTCGCCGCCGTAGCGACAGGCCACATCGCCCTCACGCTGCAGGCAGCCTTGCAAGGCCGTAGCCACCCGCCGCAAGACGTCGTCGCCGGCCAGGTGGCCGAGTTGGTCGTTGTAACGCTTGAAGTGGTCGACATCCAGCATGAGCAAGGCCATGGACGCGCCGATCCGCTGCAGGCGCCGCCACTCGCCGTGTAATTGATGATCAAAAAAGCGCCGGTTATAGAGGCCGGTCAGTCCGTCCTGCTGCGACAGGTGTTGCAGTTGCGCTTCCAGTTGCAGGCGTTCGTTGTTGTCGCGGGAGACGCCGATCAGGTATTCGTGGCCATTCAACTGCACCAACTGAGCGCTGATTTCTGCCGCCTGAATGCTGCCGTCGCGTCGACGCATCTCTCGCTGAAAGATCTTCGTCGAGTTGTCCCGATGCGCCTGGCGTACCAGTTCCAGCCAGGCATGGAAGCCCAGCAGCAGTTGTTCGGGCTGTTCTTTTAGCTGTCGGCTGAACTCTTCGCTGCTGTAACCCAGGCTGCTGTAAGTGGCCTGGTTCATATGCAGGATGTTGCGGTTCTGCGGGTCGATGATGAACAGGCCGTCGCGGCTGGAGTCGGTCAGATCGACCACCAGTTGCAGGCGCTCGCGGCTGTCGCGCAGCACCTGTTCGATCTGCTCGCGATGGCCGACTTCCTCGTTCAAGCGCCGGTTGCCGGCTTGCAGAGCGCGCGCGCGACGGGAGTTTTCCAGGGCCAAGGCGAGGGCGGCCACCAGCAGCAGGCTGATCGTCAGGCTGGCGCCGAGCACCACTTGCGGCAGTGGGCTGACCAGTTGTTGCGTGAGCTTCTGCGTGGGGCTGAGCTGCAGGGTGAAATTGCGGTTGTTTAGCAGGTGGAGCGGCAACTCCTGCTGAAGGGGGGCGCTTAGGTCGGCTTGGTCGCGGCTGTAAAGCGGGTGGCCGAACTCCAGCAGACGGACATGGAAGTCGGCGCTGTCGACCGTGTCGAGCAGTTCGTCCATCAGTGCTTCGACGCGAAACACGCCTTGCAGGAAGCCATCGAAGACCGGCCTGTCCTGTTCGCCGCGAATATACAGCGGGGTGTAAAGGATGAAGCCGCGGCCGCCCTGTACCAGGCTGAAACTATTGGAGAAGCTCGCCAGGCCACGGGCTTTAGCCTGCATGGCCAGGTTGAAGTTGGGGTGTGCGGGTGTCAGTTGAAAATGCAGCGCTGCTTGATTGCCTTCGAGGGGCAGCAGCCAGCGCATCTTCAGGTCGGGGCCCAGCCACTGAATGGCTTGGTAGCCTCTGAAGTGCTGCAAGGAGATGCGCGCCTCCAACTCCCACTCCTCGCGGGAGAGGCGGCCGTGATGGTTCCAGAGCTGGGCCATGCGGTACAGGTCTTGAGCTTGGGCGTTGAGACTGCTTTCTAGCTGGCGGGTCAGCAGGCGTGCTTGAGACTCGACCCGTTCACGTACGTGCTCCCGCTCTGTGCTCTTCAACTGGTGCCAGAGCAACAGGCTGGCGCCGCACAGCAGCAGAGCCAGCAGGGCGAGCGCTAGCCGGGCCGGCCAAGCGGAGCGTGAGAATGGCAGCTGAGAGTCGTGCAAGGTTTCTGTTCCCATTGCCCTTGGCCCATCGCCCGTGCTGCTTAACGCAGGGTGCAGACTGCCGCCCACTCGCTGGTACTGACGGGCATCACCGAGAGGCGGCTGCCTTTCTGTACCAAGGGTAGTTCAGCCAGCGCTACCGCGGCCTTCAGTCGTGCCAGTGAGAGTACTTGCGGGAAGGCTTCGACGAATTCCACGTCGAGGGCGCTCCAGGGATTTTTCTCCGCACCGGCTTTGGCGTCGAAGTAAGGGCTTTGCGGGTCGAGCGCCGTCGGATCAGGGTAAGCCGTGGCGATAATCCGGCCGATGCCGGCGATACCCGGCTCAGGGCAACTCGAGTGATAAAAGAAGAACAAGTCGCCGACGGCCATGCTGCGCAGAAAGTTGCGCGCCTGATAGTTGCGCACGCCGTCCCAGCGTGCGCGGCCGAGGCGTTGCAGGTCGTGAATGGATAATTCTTCGGGTTCGGACTTCATTAACCAATGAGGCATGAACTTTGCTCGTAAGTTGCCGGTCAGTCTAGCGGGCTCACTATCGTACAGGCAGACGACAGCCGGTTGGCGCCATAAATTGCGCAAGCTTTCACCTTGCTGGAGAATGCCTCGGTTTTAAATGTGACGCCGCCGTACGGCCTAATAACAACAACTACAACCGCCGCCGGTCATCGTGCGAGGTTTGCCTTGAAGGGGGAGGCAGTCGATGAAACGTAAACCAGATCTATTGTGGGTATTGGTCATTCTGTTCGGCCTGGGCGTGGTAACTACGGGTTACACCCAGAGCTTGTGGGAGCGTCAAAGCGATGCTCCCGTCAACCTGTCGCAACAGCCTTAAGGCTGTTTGACGACACCAGTGGGCGCCGCAGGGATCGCGGTGCTAGCTCCTGACGGCGTACCAAGCCTGATCCGTGACCGTCGCGTGCAGCGGCACATCCCAGATGGCCAGCGTCAGTTGATCGACCTTCTGACATTCATGCGCGAGCCCCAGTAAGGTCGGTTTGTGCCAATTTTTGCGCATGCTCAGGTACGCCAGGCTGCGGTCATAAAAACCGCCACCCATGCCGAGGCGGCCACCGCCGCTATCGAAGCCCACCAGCGGCAACAAGACCAAGTCCAGGGCCCAGACTTTGCGCTGCTGCTTGCGGTTGGCATGCGGTTCCTGAATGCGGAAGCGGTTAGGCGTCATCCGCTCGTGTGGGTGGATACGCTGGAACACCATCTTGGTGCGCGGCCAGGCGCTCAATACCGGTAAGTAGGTGGCCTTGCCGCGGCGCTGGGCGGCGCGCAGCAACAGGCGTGGATCAATCTCACCATCCGTTGGCAAATACAGCGCGATATGCCGGGCGCGGCGAAAGCGTGGATCTTGGGCGAGTTGGCGATACAGGCGCTGGGCGGCCTGGCGCTGTTCGTTCGGGCTAAGCGCGCGGCGGGCTTTGCGCAGTAGGTGCCGAAGTTGTGGGCGGGAAAGAGCGGCTGAAGTCATCATCGAAGGGCGGCAACTGCAGTCGTTAGTGGCTGCTGCTGGGTACAGTCGACAACATCATTGCCAGCGCTGATGGCTGGCAATGACGGTAAAAATAAGACCCCCCGGAGTGCCGCTGTCGGCTTGGCCCTTGAACCCGAAAGTTCAAGGTGGAGGTTGCAGGGAGCGTTAAGGCTTTCCGTCAGGCGGACATGCACACCGGCTCCAACTTGCAACCCCCGGGTTTGTGCGTATCGGCTCAGGGACATCACCAACTGGCGCACACTCCAGGGAGCGGGGGCCAGTATACCCCAATCCGCCGCTCTGCAATCAGCTATGGCCGGCATCCGGATCGGTGGCCAAGGCATGATCGACGCGCTCCAGCAGGTCACGCACGTGCTCGCGGGTCGAGCTGGCGTCCTGATCCAGGCGCTGCTGCTTGTGCAGCAGATCGTGGGTGATGTTCAGTGCCGCCATCACGGCGACCCGGTCGGCACCGATGACTTTGCCGCCGCTGCGGATCTCGCGCATCTTGCCATCCAGATAGCGCGCGGCGCTTTCCAGGTTGGCGCGCTCATCCGTAGGGCAGGCGATGCAGTATTCTTTGTCGAGGATGTGAACGGTAACGGTATTCGAGGTCATTAATCCTGCTCCAGGGCTCTCAGGCGCGAAATCATTGATTCGACCTTATGCCGGGCCATTTCGTTCTTTTCGATCAGATGGGCGCGCTCCTCGCGCCAGGCCTTTTCATGCGCACGTAAGACTCGGTTGTCGGCTTTAAGCTGCTCGACGCGCTGGATTAGCAGTTCCAGCTTGGTGGTAAGCGCGTGCAGATCGGCGTCTTCCATGGGTTCTCACTAGGGCGTTGAATGACCAGAACTATATAGGATCAGTTCGGTGAAGGTGCAAACCTGTCGGCGGCCTTCGATGGTCTTGGCGCGCCTGCCGGTGCTAGGATACGAGGCCTTCATTCTAGTCATTGCGCCCTCTGGCGCCTAGTTGCCAATGCCCACTCAAAATTCCCCGTATAGCGCTTTCGCCGCCCTGCTCGCCAGCAGTGGCCAACCCGTCTCACCGGCTGAGCTGCATGGCCTGTTGCTGGGCCGTAGTTGTGCCGGTGCCGGCTTCGAGAACGATCCCTGGCTGGTAGATGCCGCCGAACTGCTCGGCGGCGCGCCGCAGGACAATGTGCGGCAGGCGCTGATCGGCCTGCAGGAGATGGTCAAAGGCGAGCTGACCGGTGACGACATGGCGGTTGTGTTGCTGCTGCCGTCGGATGATGCGCCGCTGGCTGAGCGCGCTGTGGCGCTTGGCCAATGGTGCCAGGGTTTCCTCGGCGGCTTCGGTTTGACCGCGCGCGATGCGGCGTTGAGCGGCGAAGCGGTCGAAGTGTTGCAGGATCTGGCGGCGATTGCCCAGGTGCAGAGCGCATTGGAAGAGTCCGAGGACGGCGAAAGCGACTATATGGAAGTCATGGAATATCTGCGTGTCGCGCCCTTGCTGCTGTTTACCGAGTGCGCAAAACCGCTTGCGCCAGCACCCAAACCGTCCCTGCACTGATTTTTCAGCCGTTATATAAGTAGGTCGAGTCTGCCCATGATCAGCATCCCCAAGTCGGAATACGCCCGTCGGCGCAAGGCGCTGATGGCGCAGATGGAACCCAACAGCATCGCCATTCTGCCGGCGGCGCCGGTGTATATCCGTAACCGCGACGTCGAGCACGTCTATCGTCAGGACAGTGACTTCCAGTACCTCAGCGGCTTCCCCGAGCCGGAAGCGGTGATCGCACTGATTCCGGGGCGTGAACATGGCGAGTACGTGCTGTTCTGCCGTGAGCGTGATCCCGAGCGCGAGCTCTGGGATGGCCTGCGCGCTGGCCAGGATGGTGCGATCAGTGCGTTCGGTGCCGACGACGCGTTCCCCATCGGCGATATCGACGACATCCTCCCGGGCTTGATCGAAGGCCGCGAGCGAGTCTATTACGCCATGGGCACCAATCAGGAGTTCGATCGGCACCTGATGGACTGGATCAACGTGATCCGCTCCAAGGCCCGTCAGGGCGCACAGCCGCCAAACGAATTCGTCGCCCTCGACCATCTGCTGCACGACATGCGCCTGTACAAGTCAGCCAATGAAGTAAAGGTGATGCGCGAAGCCGCACAGATTTCTTCCCGTGCGCATATCCGTGCGATGCAGGCTAGCCGCGCCGGTTTGAGCGAGTATCACCTGGAAGCCGAGTTGGACTACGAGTTTCGCAAGGGTGGGGCGAAGATGCCGGCCTATGGCTCGATTGTCGCCGCGGGGCGCAATGCCTGCATCCTGCATTACCGCGAGAACGATGCGCCGCTCAGAGACGGTGAGCTGGTGCTGATCGATGCCGGTTGCGAGATCGACTGCTATGCCAGCGATATCACCCGCACCTTTCCGGTCAGCGGCAGGTTTTCCGCTGAGCAGAAGGCGATCTACGAGCTGGTGCTGAAATCCCAGGAAGCGGCGTTCGCCGTGATTGCCCCCGGCAAGCACTGGAACGAAGCCCACGAAGCCACTGTGCAGGTGATCACCGCCGGGCTGGTCGAGCTGGGTCTGCTGGAAGGCGACGTCAGCGAGCTGATCGCCAGCGAAGCCTATAAAGCTTTCTATATGCACCGCGCCGGGCACTGGTTGGGCATGGACGTGCATGACGTCGGCGACTACAAGGTCGGCGGCGAGTGGCGTGTCCTGGAAGTGGGCATGGCGCTGACCGTCGAGCCCGGCATCTACATCGCCGTGGACAATCAGCACGTGGCGAAGAAGTGGCGCGGAATCGGCGTGCGGATCGAAGACGATGTGGTGGTGACCAAGACTGGCTGCGAGATTCTGACCAGCCACGCGCCGAAGACGGTTGCCGAGATCGAGGCCTTGATGGCTGCTGCACGAATCCAGGCGGCTTGAGCCGGTGAACCGGGCGAATCTGGCGATCATCGGCGGCGGTCTGGTCGGCGCGAGCCTGGCTTTGGCCTTGCAAGCGGGTGCCAAGGCGCGGGGCTGGACGATCGTGCTGATCGAGCCGTTCGCCCCGGGCGACGGCTACCAGCCCAGCTATGACGCGCGCTCGACCGCACTGTCCTTCGGCAGCCAGCAGATTTATCAACGCCTGGGCCTGTGGCAGCGCATCGCGCCACGTGCCGAGCCGATTTTGCACATCCATGTGTCTGATCGCGGTCGCTTTGGCGCGGCGCGGCTGAGCGCTGAGGAAGAAGGCGTGCCGGCGCTCGGTTATGTGGCCGAGAATGCCTGGCTTGGTCACTGCCTGTGGCAGGCGCTGGATCATGAGGTGGTCAGTTGGCGCTGCCCGGCGGAAGTCAGCGGCATGGAGACGCTGGGCGATGGCTACCAGCTGACCTTGAATGACGAGACGATCTTGGATTGCGACCTGGCGGTTCTGGCCGACGGTGGTCGATCCGGTCTGCGCGAGCAGCTCGGGATCAACGTGAAGCACACGCCTTACCAGCAGAGCGCGCTGATCGCCAACATCACACCGAGTGAGGCCCATGCTGGCCAAGCCTTCGAGCGGTTTACCGACGATGGGCCGCTGGCCTTGCTGCCGCTGGCGGACAACCGTTGCGCGCTGATCTGGACCCGTCCGGGCCAGGATGCCGAGCGTCTGGCCAAGCTGGATGAGCGCAGTTTCCTGGCCGAGTTGCAGCAGGCCTTTGGGTATCGCCTGGGGGCTTTGCGCCAGGTCGGTGCGCGGCATGTCTATCCGCTGGCGCTGATCGAGGCGCAAGAGCAGGTGCGGCCCAACTTGGTCGTGCTCGGTAATGCGGCACACAGCCTGCATCCGATTGCCGGGCAGGGTTACAACCTGTCGCTGCGCGATACCCAGGCCTTGGCCGAGGCGCTGCTGGCCAGTCCGGCGGCGCCTGGCGAGTTCGCCACGCTGCAGCGTTATTACGCGCGCCAGCGGCTGGATCAGCACCTCACTGTAGGCTTCTCCGATCGCGTTACCCGCTTGTTCACCAATGCCGAACCGTTGCTCGCCACCGGGCGCAACCTCGGCCTGCTCGGACTCGATCTAGTGCCGCCGGCCAAACGCTGGTTTGCCCGCCAGGCCATGGGCCTCGGTACCCGTGCGGACAGTTAAGGGCGCGTTGCACGTCGCGGCGCCGGCATAAAACTCTTTGGATGTGGCGCAAGCCGCAAGCGAGATAGGCTCAAAGCATGGACATGCGTGCGGATCTGATAATCGTCG contains these protein-coding regions:
- the pepP gene encoding Xaa-Pro aminopeptidase; translation: MISIPKSEYARRRKALMAQMEPNSIAILPAAPVYIRNRDVEHVYRQDSDFQYLSGFPEPEAVIALIPGREHGEYVLFCRERDPERELWDGLRAGQDGAISAFGADDAFPIGDIDDILPGLIEGRERVYYAMGTNQEFDRHLMDWINVIRSKARQGAQPPNEFVALDHLLHDMRLYKSANEVKVMREAAQISSRAHIRAMQASRAGLSEYHLEAELDYEFRKGGAKMPAYGSIVAAGRNACILHYRENDAPLRDGELVLIDAGCEIDCYASDITRTFPVSGRFSAEQKAIYELVLKSQEAAFAVIAPGKHWNEAHEATVQVITAGLVELGLLEGDVSELIASEAYKAFYMHRAGHWLGMDVHDVGDYKVGGEWRVLEVGMALTVEPGIYIAVDNQHVAKKWRGIGVRIEDDVVVTKTGCEILTSHAPKTVAEIEALMAAARIQAA
- a CDS encoding 5-formyltetrahydrofolate cyclo-ligase; translation: MMTSAALSRPQLRHLLRKARRALSPNEQRQAAQRLYRQLAQDPRFRRARHIALYLPTDGEIDPRLLLRAAQRRGKATYLPVLSAWPRTKMVFQRIHPHERMTPNRFRIQEPHANRKQQRKVWALDLVLLPLVGFDSGGGRLGMGGGFYDRSLAYLSMRKNWHKPTLLGLAHECQKVDQLTLAIWDVPLHATVTDQAWYAVRS
- a CDS encoding diguanylate cyclase domain-containing protein translates to MPFSRSAWPARLALALLALLLCGASLLLWHQLKSTEREHVRERVESQARLLTRQLESSLNAQAQDLYRMAQLWNHHGRLSREEWELEARISLQHFRGYQAIQWLGPDLKMRWLLPLEGNQAALHFQLTPAHPNFNLAMQAKARGLASFSNSFSLVQGGRGFILYTPLYIRGEQDRPVFDGFLQGVFRVEALMDELLDTVDSADFHVRLLEFGHPLYSRDQADLSAPLQQELPLHLLNNRNFTLQLSPTQKLTQQLVSPLPQVVLGASLTISLLLVAALALALENSRRARALQAGNRRLNEEVGHREQIEQVLRDSRERLQLVVDLTDSSRDGLFIIDPQNRNILHMNQATYSSLGYSSEEFSRQLKEQPEQLLLGFHAWLELVRQAHRDNSTKIFQREMRRRDGSIQAAEISAQLVQLNGHEYLIGVSRDNNERLQLEAQLQHLSQQDGLTGLYNRRFFDHQLHGEWRRLQRIGASMALLMLDVDHFKRYNDQLGHLAGDDVLRRVATALQGCLQREGDVACRYGGEEFAIILVNTGLDGGEHVAQRVHKAIEELNLAHPASPLGRLSLSIGLATTTPSQNNQPDSLVAHSDQALYQAKHQGRNRTCIWNPAN
- a CDS encoding TIGR02449 family protein — translated: MEDADLHALTTKLELLIQRVEQLKADNRVLRAHEKAWREERAHLIEKNEMARHKVESMISRLRALEQD
- a CDS encoding cell division protein ZapA, producing the protein MTSNTVTVHILDKEYCIACPTDERANLESAARYLDGKMREIRSGGKVIGADRVAVMAALNITHDLLHKQQRLDQDASSTREHVRDLLERVDHALATDPDAGHS
- a CDS encoding EVE domain-containing protein encodes the protein MPHWLMKSEPEELSIHDLQRLGRARWDGVRNYQARNFLRSMAVGDLFFFYHSSCPEPGIAGIGRIIATAYPDPTALDPQSPYFDAKAGAEKNPWSALDVEFVEAFPQVLSLARLKAAVALAELPLVQKGSRLSVMPVSTSEWAAVCTLR
- a CDS encoding YecA family protein, whose amino-acid sequence is MPTQNSPYSAFAALLASSGQPVSPAELHGLLLGRSCAGAGFENDPWLVDAAELLGGAPQDNVRQALIGLQEMVKGELTGDDMAVVLLLPSDDAPLAERAVALGQWCQGFLGGFGLTARDAALSGEAVEVLQDLAAIAQVQSALEESEDGESDYMEVMEYLRVAPLLLFTECAKPLAPAPKPSLH